A stretch of the Elephas maximus indicus isolate mEleMax1 chromosome 3, mEleMax1 primary haplotype, whole genome shotgun sequence genome encodes the following:
- the LOC126073528 gene encoding zinc finger protein 420-like isoform X1, producing the protein MDSVVIEDVVVVFSQEEWALLDPAQRKLYKDVTMETFRNLASVASQNLNDGDKLSSEHVIVQFMKNNTWPSMLGEISKLHGSKDQHNNQWRQLRRHIVENLPESNEGSKCRKTISWIPHLTVVKIKPPEVNPFKCCECGKAFKDYSSHKHHTRSHTGCNTYQRKKCGEACTCPSYLSAPRKTLTGEKPYKCKVCGKDLICISTLESPVTTIPGEKQCECNKRGKDFCSFLSFQAHVRDHKQESKECCKTYSSPTSLILHKKFHNGDKPHECKECGKTFSCTSSLTTHSRTHSGEKPYECKECRKAFSQSSHLTAHIRTHNGQRPYECKVCGKAFSQVTSLNQHTRIHSGERPYECKECGKTFSCTPYLTKHIRTHSRQRPYECKECGKAFGCVSSLNTHTRSHSGNRPYECKECGKAFSHACYLTKHIRTHNGQRPYECKECRKTFTCSSFLTKHIRIHSGEMPYECKECGKVFRQSSNLTKHIRTHSGERPYECKECGKAFTCSSHLTTHIRTHSGERPYECKECEKAFSQSSHLTKHIRTHSGQRPYECKECGKAFSQASSLTQHIRTHSGVKPYECKECGKAFSQASSLTTHNRTHSGVRPYECKECGKAFSRASSLTQHIRTHSGVRPYECKECGKAFSCSSQLTTHIRTHSGERPYECKECGKNFSCVSSLTQHTRIHSGERPYECKECGKAFSHTSHLTKHIRTHSGERPYECKECGKAFGCASSLTQHMRTHSGERPYECKECGKAFSHASNLTTHKRTHSGERPYGCKKCGKAFSQSSHFTKHLRTHSGEALSV; encoded by the exons ATG GACTCAGTGGTCATTGAGGATGTAGTCGTGGTCTTTAGTCAAGAGGAGTGGGCTTTACTGGATCCTGCTCAGAGAAAGCTCTACAAAGATGTGACAATGGAAACCTTCAGAAACCTGGCCTCAGTAG CCTCTCAAAACCTTAATGATGGAGATAAGTTATCCAGTGAACATGTAATAGTGCAATTCATGAAGAATAACACCTGGCCCTCCATGTTAGGAGAAATCTCCAAATTACATGGCAGTAAAGATCAGCATAATAACCAGTGGAGACAGTTGAG AAGGCATATTGTAGAGAACCTCCCTGAAAGTAATGAAGGCAGTAAGTGTAGAAAAACCATCAGCTGGATTCCACATCTCACTGTGGTAAAAATAAAGCCTCCAGAAGTGAATCCTTTTAAATGCTGTGAGTGTGGAAAAGCCTTCAAGGATTACTCATCACATAAGCATCATACCAGATCTCACACTGGATGCAATACTTACCAGCGTAAGAAATGTGGAGAAGCCTGCACTTGTCCCTCTTATCTAAGTGCTCCTAGGAAAACTCTTACTGGGGAAAAACCTTATAAATGTAAGGTATGTGGAAAAGACTTGATTTGTATCTCAACCCTTGAGAGTCCTGTGACAACAATCCCTGGAGAGAAACAGTGTGAATGTAACAAACGTGGGAaagatttttgtagttttttatccTTTCAGGCACATGTGAGAGATCATAAGCAAGAAAGTAAAGAATGTTGTAAAACCTATAGTTCTCCTACATCCCtcattttacataaaaaatttCATAATGGAGATAAGcctcatgaatgtaaggaatgtgggaaaacctttagtTGTACCTCATCTCTCACTACACATAGTAGAACTCatagtggagagaagccttatgaatgtaaggaatgtaggaaagcctttagtcagtcATCACACCTTACagcacatataagaactcacaatgGACAGAGGCCATATGAATGCAAGgtatgtgggaaagcctttagtcaggtCACATCGCTCAATCAACATAcaagaattcacagtggagagaggccttatgaatgtaaggagtgTGGAAAAACCTTTAGTTGTACCCCATACCTCACtaaacatataagaactcacagtagacagaggccttatgaatgtaaggaatgtgggaaagcctttggtTGTGTCTCATCCCTCAATACACATACAAGATCTCACAGCGGAAacaggccttatgaatgtaaggaatgtggaaaagcatTTAGTCACGCCTGTTACCTCACTAAACACATAAGAACTCACAATGGAcaaaggccttatgaatgtaaggaatgtagaAAAACCTTTACTTGTTCCTCATTCCTAACTAAGCATataagaattcacagtggagagatgccttatgaatgtaaagaatgtgggaaagtcTTTAGGCAATCCTCAAACCTCACTAAACATATAaggactcacagtggagagaggccttatgaatgtaaggaatgtgggaaagcctttacttgttcctcacacctcactacacatataagaactcacagtggagagaggccttatgaatgtaaagaatgtgagAAAGCCTTTAGTCAGTCATCACACCTCACtaaacatataagaactcacagtggacagaggccttatgaatgtaaggaatgtgggaaagcatttAGTCAGGCCTCGTCACTCACtcaacatataagaactcacagtggagtgaagccttatgaatgcaaggaatgtgggaaagcctttagtcaggcCTCATCCCTCACTACACATAATAGAACTCACAGTGGAgtaaggccttatgaatgtaaggaatgtgggaaagcctttagtcgggCATCATCACTCACtcaacatataagaactcacagtggagtgaggccttatgaatgtaaggaatgtgggaaagccttcagttGTTCTTCACAGCTTactacacatataagaactcacagtggagagaggccttatgaatgtaaggaatgtgggaaaaacTTTAGTTGTGTCTCATCCCTTACTCAACATAcaagaattcacagtggagagaggccttatgaatgtaaagaatgtgggaaagcctttagtcacaCCTCACATCTCACtaaacatataagaactcacagtggagaaaggccttatgaatgtaaggaatgtgggaaagcctttggtTGTGCCTCATCCCTCACTCAGCATatgagaactcacagtggagagaggccttatgaatgtaaggaatgtggcaaagcctttaGTCATGCCTCAAACCTCACtacacataaaagaactcacagtggagaaagACCTTATGGATGTAagaaatgtgggaaagcctttagtcagtcATCACACTTCACTAAACatttaagaactcacagtggagaggcCTTATCAGTATAA
- the LOC126073528 gene encoding zinc finger protein 345-like isoform X2, with amino-acid sequence METFRNLASVASQNLNDGDKLSSEHVIVQFMKNNTWPSMLGEISKLHGSKDQHNNQWRQLRRHIVENLPESNEGSKCRKTISWIPHLTVVKIKPPEVNPFKCCECGKAFKDYSSHKHHTRSHTGCNTYQRKKCGEACTCPSYLSAPRKTLTGEKPYKCKVCGKDLICISTLESPVTTIPGEKQCECNKRGKDFCSFLSFQAHVRDHKQESKECCKTYSSPTSLILHKKFHNGDKPHECKECGKTFSCTSSLTTHSRTHSGEKPYECKECRKAFSQSSHLTAHIRTHNGQRPYECKVCGKAFSQVTSLNQHTRIHSGERPYECKECGKTFSCTPYLTKHIRTHSRQRPYECKECGKAFGCVSSLNTHTRSHSGNRPYECKECGKAFSHACYLTKHIRTHNGQRPYECKECRKTFTCSSFLTKHIRIHSGEMPYECKECGKVFRQSSNLTKHIRTHSGERPYECKECGKAFTCSSHLTTHIRTHSGERPYECKECEKAFSQSSHLTKHIRTHSGQRPYECKECGKAFSQASSLTQHIRTHSGVKPYECKECGKAFSQASSLTTHNRTHSGVRPYECKECGKAFSRASSLTQHIRTHSGVRPYECKECGKAFSCSSQLTTHIRTHSGERPYECKECGKNFSCVSSLTQHTRIHSGERPYECKECGKAFSHTSHLTKHIRTHSGERPYECKECGKAFGCASSLTQHMRTHSGERPYECKECGKAFSHASNLTTHKRTHSGERPYGCKKCGKAFSQSSHFTKHLRTHSGEALSV; translated from the exons ATGGAAACCTTCAGAAACCTGGCCTCAGTAG CCTCTCAAAACCTTAATGATGGAGATAAGTTATCCAGTGAACATGTAATAGTGCAATTCATGAAGAATAACACCTGGCCCTCCATGTTAGGAGAAATCTCCAAATTACATGGCAGTAAAGATCAGCATAATAACCAGTGGAGACAGTTGAG AAGGCATATTGTAGAGAACCTCCCTGAAAGTAATGAAGGCAGTAAGTGTAGAAAAACCATCAGCTGGATTCCACATCTCACTGTGGTAAAAATAAAGCCTCCAGAAGTGAATCCTTTTAAATGCTGTGAGTGTGGAAAAGCCTTCAAGGATTACTCATCACATAAGCATCATACCAGATCTCACACTGGATGCAATACTTACCAGCGTAAGAAATGTGGAGAAGCCTGCACTTGTCCCTCTTATCTAAGTGCTCCTAGGAAAACTCTTACTGGGGAAAAACCTTATAAATGTAAGGTATGTGGAAAAGACTTGATTTGTATCTCAACCCTTGAGAGTCCTGTGACAACAATCCCTGGAGAGAAACAGTGTGAATGTAACAAACGTGGGAaagatttttgtagttttttatccTTTCAGGCACATGTGAGAGATCATAAGCAAGAAAGTAAAGAATGTTGTAAAACCTATAGTTCTCCTACATCCCtcattttacataaaaaatttCATAATGGAGATAAGcctcatgaatgtaaggaatgtgggaaaacctttagtTGTACCTCATCTCTCACTACACATAGTAGAACTCatagtggagagaagccttatgaatgtaaggaatgtaggaaagcctttagtcagtcATCACACCTTACagcacatataagaactcacaatgGACAGAGGCCATATGAATGCAAGgtatgtgggaaagcctttagtcaggtCACATCGCTCAATCAACATAcaagaattcacagtggagagaggccttatgaatgtaaggagtgTGGAAAAACCTTTAGTTGTACCCCATACCTCACtaaacatataagaactcacagtagacagaggccttatgaatgtaaggaatgtgggaaagcctttggtTGTGTCTCATCCCTCAATACACATACAAGATCTCACAGCGGAAacaggccttatgaatgtaaggaatgtggaaaagcatTTAGTCACGCCTGTTACCTCACTAAACACATAAGAACTCACAATGGAcaaaggccttatgaatgtaaggaatgtagaAAAACCTTTACTTGTTCCTCATTCCTAACTAAGCATataagaattcacagtggagagatgccttatgaatgtaaagaatgtgggaaagtcTTTAGGCAATCCTCAAACCTCACTAAACATATAaggactcacagtggagagaggccttatgaatgtaaggaatgtgggaaagcctttacttgttcctcacacctcactacacatataagaactcacagtggagagaggccttatgaatgtaaagaatgtgagAAAGCCTTTAGTCAGTCATCACACCTCACtaaacatataagaactcacagtggacagaggccttatgaatgtaaggaatgtgggaaagcatttAGTCAGGCCTCGTCACTCACtcaacatataagaactcacagtggagtgaagccttatgaatgcaaggaatgtgggaaagcctttagtcaggcCTCATCCCTCACTACACATAATAGAACTCACAGTGGAgtaaggccttatgaatgtaaggaatgtgggaaagcctttagtcgggCATCATCACTCACtcaacatataagaactcacagtggagtgaggccttatgaatgtaaggaatgtgggaaagccttcagttGTTCTTCACAGCTTactacacatataagaactcacagtggagagaggccttatgaatgtaaggaatgtgggaaaaacTTTAGTTGTGTCTCATCCCTTACTCAACATAcaagaattcacagtggagagaggccttatgaatgtaaagaatgtgggaaagcctttagtcacaCCTCACATCTCACtaaacatataagaactcacagtggagaaaggccttatgaatgtaaggaatgtgggaaagcctttggtTGTGCCTCATCCCTCACTCAGCATatgagaactcacagtggagagaggccttatgaatgtaaggaatgtggcaaagcctttaGTCATGCCTCAAACCTCACtacacataaaagaactcacagtggagaaagACCTTATGGATGTAagaaatgtgggaaagcctttagtcagtcATCACACTTCACTAAACatttaagaactcacagtggagaggcCTTATCAGTATAA